A genome region from Sphingomonas anseongensis includes the following:
- a CDS encoding DPP IV N-terminal domain-containing protein, whose amino-acid sequence MRTVLAAASLLLVAAAPPPPSVPQKKLTIERIFASPPISGATPRLLKLSPDGRYATMLKPRAEDRERFDLWAMDTSTGQLRMLVDSTKIGGGEISEAEKMRRERARVGGSKGIVEYEWAPDGKSVLTPVDGDLYLADVATGAVKRLTSTPGTEIDAHVSEGGRYVSFVRDQNLYALDLSTGSERALTTDGKDTVTCGTAEFVAQEEMDRRTGTWWAPNDSRVAVECYDEAKVQIVTRAAIGANGTKIFDQRYPAAGTPNVEVTLWLMNPDGSGRAKVDLGSNPDIYLARVDWSKDGKTLFVQRESRDQKRLDLLAVDPATGASRPVLSETSTTWVNLNDDFRALKDGSFIWGSERSGFHHLYRWAAGQLTPVTSGEWAMTGLVGVDEPNHRLFFTGNKDGVLESHVYSVDYLHPGEPQRLTETGYWNSAEMDKAGSRLLVSRSSPEQPPQVYLADESGKRLAWVEENRLDASHPYAPFVAAHRPVKFGTLKATDGSTLYWEMITPPLVKGRKYPVYFEHYGGPGSQQVKRAWKTTPMAQYWVSKGWIYFQVDNRGSPNRGRAFEDQIYHAMGGVEVDDQATAARWLQKQAYVDPKKIATYGWSYGGYMTLKMLAAAPPGLYAAGIVGAPVTKWELYDTHYTERFLGNPAVDRKPYESSDALADAVKIDEPFLLIHGMSDDNVVFQNSTLLADQLQAADRPFDMMFYVGQTHRPAGEGRQAHVQKTIERFLNEKVLGKIAR is encoded by the coding sequence ATGCGCACAGTCCTTGCCGCGGCATCCCTGCTGCTCGTCGCCGCGGCTCCGCCGCCTCCGAGTGTTCCCCAGAAGAAGCTCACGATCGAGCGGATCTTCGCGAGTCCGCCAATCTCGGGCGCGACTCCGCGCCTGCTGAAGCTGTCGCCCGACGGCCGCTATGCGACCATGCTCAAGCCGCGCGCCGAGGACCGCGAGCGGTTCGACCTGTGGGCGATGGACACGTCGACCGGCCAGCTTCGGATGTTGGTCGATTCGACGAAGATCGGCGGAGGCGAAATCTCCGAGGCAGAGAAGATGCGGCGTGAGCGCGCCCGCGTCGGAGGCTCCAAGGGAATCGTCGAATATGAATGGGCGCCAGACGGCAAGTCCGTTCTGACCCCAGTCGACGGCGACCTCTACCTCGCTGACGTGGCGACCGGTGCGGTCAAGCGGCTGACCAGCACTCCAGGCACCGAGATCGACGCGCATGTTTCCGAGGGCGGGCGGTACGTGAGCTTCGTGCGCGACCAAAATTTGTACGCGCTCGACCTTTCCACCGGCAGCGAGCGGGCGCTGACGACCGACGGCAAGGACACGGTCACTTGCGGGACGGCCGAATTCGTCGCGCAGGAAGAAATGGACCGGCGCACCGGCACCTGGTGGGCGCCGAACGACAGCCGGGTCGCGGTCGAATGCTATGACGAAGCGAAGGTGCAGATCGTCACCCGAGCAGCGATCGGAGCCAACGGCACGAAGATTTTCGACCAGCGCTATCCCGCGGCCGGGACGCCCAACGTCGAGGTCACGCTGTGGCTGATGAACCCTGACGGCAGCGGGCGGGCGAAGGTCGACCTCGGAAGCAATCCGGACATCTATCTCGCGCGAGTCGACTGGTCGAAGGACGGCAAGACACTGTTCGTCCAGCGCGAAAGCCGAGACCAGAAGAGACTCGACCTGCTCGCCGTCGATCCTGCGACGGGAGCAAGTCGCCCGGTGCTCAGCGAGACCTCGACGACCTGGGTCAACCTCAATGACGACTTCCGCGCGCTCAAGGACGGAAGCTTTATCTGGGGATCGGAACGGAGCGGCTTCCACCACCTCTATCGCTGGGCAGCGGGCCAGCTCACGCCCGTCACAAGCGGCGAATGGGCGATGACGGGTCTGGTTGGTGTCGACGAGCCGAACCACCGCCTGTTCTTCACGGGCAACAAGGACGGAGTTCTGGAAAGCCACGTCTATTCGGTCGACTACCTCCATCCCGGCGAGCCGCAGCGGCTGACAGAGACCGGCTATTGGAACAGCGCCGAGATGGACAAGGCCGGAAGCCGGCTTCTCGTGTCGCGCTCCTCCCCGGAGCAGCCGCCGCAGGTCTATCTCGCCGACGAGTCCGGCAAGCGCCTTGCGTGGGTCGAGGAGAACAGGCTCGACGCCTCGCACCCTTACGCCCCGTTCGTGGCCGCGCATCGCCCGGTGAAGTTCGGCACTCTCAAGGCCACCGATGGGAGCACGCTTTATTGGGAGATGATCACTCCGCCGCTGGTGAAGGGCCGGAAGTACCCGGTCTATTTCGAACATTATGGCGGGCCGGGATCGCAGCAGGTCAAGCGCGCCTGGAAGACTACTCCGATGGCGCAATATTGGGTTAGCAAGGGCTGGATCTACTTCCAGGTCGACAACCGCGGCTCGCCCAATCGCGGACGGGCGTTCGAGGACCAGATCTATCACGCGATGGGCGGGGTCGAGGTCGACGACCAGGCGACGGCGGCGCGCTGGCTACAGAAGCAGGCCTATGTCGATCCGAAGAAGATCGCGACCTACGGCTGGTCCTACGGAGGGTACATGACGCTCAAGATGCTCGCGGCGGCCCCGCCAGGGCTATACGCGGCGGGCATTGTCGGTGCGCCGGTGACGAAGTGGGAGCTGTACGACACCCATTACACCGAGCGGTTCCTCGGCAATCCGGCGGTCGACCGGAAGCCCTATGAATCTTCAGATGCCTTGGCCGACGCGGTGAAGATCGACGAGCCCTTCCTGCTGATCCACGGTATGTCGGACGACAATGTCGTCTTCCAAAACTCGACTCTGCTGGCCGACCAGCTGCAGGCGGCCGACCGGCCGTTCGACATGATGTTCTACGTCGGCCAGACCCACCGGCCTGCAGGCGAGGGCAGGCAGGCGCACGTTCAGAAGACGATCGAGCGATTCCTCAACGAGAAGGTGCTGGGAAAGATCGCCCGCTAG
- the trmD gene encoding tRNA (guanosine(37)-N1)-methyltransferase TrmD — MAFRASVLTLYPEMFPGPLGMSLAGRALDEDIWSLEVKNIRDFATDKHRSVDDTPAGGGAGMVLRPDVLAAAVDSVADGRPMLALTPRGTPLTQERVRELAAGKGVVLLSGRFEGFDERIFEARPIQQVSIGDYVLSGGEVGAMVILDACVRLLPGVMGAASSGEEESFEQGLLEYPHYTRPVTWEGRTIPEVLRSGDHAKIAAWRHERAVEDTRLRRPDLIERHGGASQAPPSGARRRDTKA; from the coding sequence ATGGCCTTCCGAGCGTCCGTTTTAACCTTGTACCCGGAGATGTTCCCCGGGCCGCTGGGCATGAGCCTGGCAGGGCGGGCGCTGGACGAGGATATTTGGTCGCTGGAGGTGAAAAACATCCGCGATTTCGCCACCGACAAGCACCGGAGCGTCGACGACACTCCGGCGGGCGGAGGGGCGGGGATGGTGCTGAGGCCTGACGTTCTTGCCGCGGCGGTGGACAGCGTCGCCGACGGGCGGCCGATGCTTGCACTGACGCCGCGCGGCACGCCTCTGACGCAGGAGCGAGTGCGCGAGCTTGCGGCGGGCAAGGGTGTGGTCCTGCTCTCCGGCCGCTTCGAGGGATTCGATGAGCGGATATTCGAGGCGCGGCCGATCCAGCAGGTGTCGATCGGCGACTATGTGCTCTCGGGCGGCGAGGTCGGGGCGATGGTGATCCTCGATGCTTGCGTAAGGCTGCTGCCCGGGGTAATGGGCGCGGCCTCCAGCGGAGAGGAGGAGAGCTTCGAGCAAGGTCTCCTGGAATATCCGCACTATACCCGGCCTGTTACATGGGAAGGGCGCACGATCCCCGAAGTGCTGCGATCGGGGGATCATGCGAAGATCGCCGCGTGGAGACACGAACGTGCGGTCGAAGACACACGGCTAAGGCGGCCGGACCTGATCGAGCGCCACGGGGGCGCATCGCAGGCACCGCCCTCTGGCGCGCGGCGACGAGATACGAAGGCTTGA
- a CDS encoding GFA family protein — protein MAEEMAGGCACGRIRYTVTGEPEEAYLCHCRMCQRATGSVSIAFTTFPLEAIRWETEPDWYDSSPIARRPFCSTCGTSLGFEFRQDSKRMDLTVASFDDPSPFKPKHHFGAEGIQRAWINTEGLPEYRTDQYQALVDKWVKATGKFPG, from the coding sequence ATGGCCGAAGAGATGGCCGGCGGCTGCGCGTGCGGCCGAATTCGCTACACGGTCACCGGCGAGCCGGAGGAAGCCTATCTCTGCCATTGCCGGATGTGCCAGCGCGCCACCGGCTCGGTGTCGATCGCCTTCACCACCTTTCCGCTGGAAGCCATCCGGTGGGAGACGGAGCCCGACTGGTACGACAGCTCGCCGATCGCGCGTCGGCCGTTCTGCTCGACCTGCGGCACCTCGCTCGGCTTCGAGTTCAGGCAGGATTCCAAGCGGATGGATCTGACCGTCGCGTCGTTCGACGATCCGTCGCCCTTCAAGCCCAAGCACCACTTCGGCGCGGAGGGCATCCAGCGCGCCTGGATCAATACCGAAGGCCTGCCCGAATATCGTACGGATCAATACCAGGCGCTGGTCGACAAATGGGTGAAAGCGACCGGAAAGTTTCCCGGGTGA
- the rplS gene encoding 50S ribosomal protein L19, with amino-acid sequence MNLIETLEREAIDALTADKTIPEFRPGDTLRIGVKVVEGDRSRVQNFEGVCIARSNKGVGSSFTVRKISFGEGVERVFPLYSPAIDSIEVVRRGAVRRAKLYYLRGRTGKSARIAERRDPRREAAAKAEKAGAEKTEA; translated from the coding sequence ATGAACCTGATCGAGACCCTGGAGCGCGAGGCAATCGACGCTCTGACCGCAGACAAGACGATCCCCGAATTCCGCCCCGGCGACACGCTGAGGATCGGCGTGAAGGTCGTCGAAGGCGACCGCAGCCGTGTCCAGAATTTCGAAGGCGTGTGCATCGCGCGTTCGAACAAGGGCGTCGGGTCGAGCTTCACCGTCCGCAAGATCAGCTTCGGCGAGGGCGTCGAGCGAGTTTTCCCGCTTTATTCGCCGGCGATCGATTCGATCGAGGTCGTCCGCCGCGGCGCAGTCCGCCGCGCCAAGCTCTATTATCTGCGCGGCCGGACCGGCAAGTCGGCCCGTATCGCCGAGCGCCGCGACCCCCGTCGTGAGGCTGCTGCCAAGGCAGAAAAGGCCGGCGCGGAGAAGACCGAAGCCTGA
- a CDS encoding NAD(P)/FAD-dependent oxidoreductase: MDEPLDCLIVGGGPAGLTAAIYLARFHLKILVIDDGKGRAASIPCTRNLAGFPGGISGKEVLQRMREQAQLYDARIEDGFVSRLDKTESGFCATWGGGPIEAKTVLLATGTRNRRPPMDEELHDDALKRGLIRYCPICDGYEVTDKKIGVIGSDGHGVAEALFLRGFTPDVTLIAPDKALNLSAGQVKELKLASVPCIDGPAQAVAITGECIVVETAEGTHAFDSVYPALGSDPHVLLAKQTGAKLGEKGCITIDDHQRTNVPGLYAAGDVVIGLDQIAHAMGEGGVAATTIRNDLAKDAPILR; encoded by the coding sequence ATGGACGAACCTCTCGACTGCCTGATCGTCGGCGGCGGCCCTGCCGGGCTGACGGCCGCAATCTATCTCGCCCGTTTCCACCTCAAGATCCTCGTTATCGACGACGGCAAGGGCCGGGCCGCGAGCATCCCGTGCACCCGCAACCTCGCCGGCTTCCCCGGCGGAATCAGCGGCAAGGAGGTGCTGCAGCGGATGCGCGAGCAGGCGCAGCTCTACGACGCAAGGATCGAGGATGGCTTCGTCTCCCGCCTCGACAAGACCGAGAGCGGCTTCTGCGCGACCTGGGGCGGCGGGCCGATCGAAGCCAAGACGGTCCTGCTGGCGACCGGCACCCGCAACCGCCGCCCCCCGATGGACGAGGAGCTTCACGACGACGCCTTGAAGCGCGGGCTGATCCGCTACTGCCCCATCTGCGACGGCTATGAAGTCACCGACAAGAAGATCGGCGTGATCGGAAGCGACGGCCACGGCGTCGCCGAAGCCCTGTTCCTCCGCGGATTCACGCCCGACGTGACCCTCATCGCTCCCGACAAGGCGCTCAACCTGAGCGCCGGGCAGGTGAAAGAGCTCAAGCTCGCGAGCGTTCCGTGCATCGACGGCCCTGCCCAGGCGGTGGCGATCACCGGGGAATGCATCGTCGTCGAGACCGCCGAGGGGACTCATGCCTTCGATAGCGTCTATCCCGCGCTCGGGAGCGACCCACATGTGCTGCTCGCCAAACAGACGGGCGCCAAGCTCGGCGAAAAGGGGTGCATCACCATCGACGACCACCAGCGGACCAACGTCCCCGGTCTCTATGCAGCAGGCGATGTCGTCATCGGCCTCGACCAGATTGCACACGCCATGGGCGAAGGCGGCGTCGCCGCGACCACGATCCGCAACGACCTCGCGAAGGACGCGCCGATCCTTCGCTAG
- the rimM gene encoding ribosome maturation factor RimM (Essential for efficient processing of 16S rRNA), with translation MQRIALAAVAGAHGVKGELRLKLFTDSVENLKRHKRVFIGDSERTLEGVRAAPSGAVARIEGVADRSGAEALRGSLLEVDRSALPPLEEGEYYHADLIGLACVDSAGAEVGRVAAVENYGAGDLLDVERTDGKQSLIPFKPGIADLERDRIVIDPEFLA, from the coding sequence TTGCAGCGAATTGCCCTTGCCGCCGTCGCCGGAGCGCATGGCGTCAAGGGCGAGCTGCGTCTCAAGCTGTTCACCGACAGCGTCGAGAACCTGAAGCGCCACAAGCGCGTGTTCATCGGCGACAGCGAGCGCACGCTTGAGGGCGTCCGTGCTGCGCCCTCCGGCGCGGTTGCCCGAATCGAGGGTGTCGCCGACCGGTCGGGCGCGGAGGCACTGCGGGGGTCGCTGCTCGAAGTGGACCGCTCGGCGCTGCCGCCGCTCGAAGAGGGCGAATATTATCACGCCGACCTGATCGGCCTGGCGTGCGTGGATTCCGCGGGAGCCGAGGTCGGGCGGGTTGCAGCGGTGGAGAATTACGGCGCCGGCGACCTGCTCGACGTCGAAAGGACGGACGGCAAGCAATCGCTGATCCCGTTCAAGCCGGGAATCGCCGACCTTGAGCGCGACCGGATCGTCATCGACCCGGAGTTCCTGGCCTAG
- a CDS encoding Fe2+-dependent dioxygenase, translating to MYRILQLLTPEEVEECRKIAAAAPFVHGRITNPHNTAKDNEQLHEQQAYQKSSQLLMQAFGRSPEFAEFAFPTLIAPPLITRYKPGMKYGAHADAAFIQLPGQTIRSDLSCTIFLNEPESYEGGALHIRLGDGEMRFKLKPGEAVVYPSDTFHEVEPVTKGERLVAITFIQSQVPDPFRRNLLFDLNEVAALEGLKMDPQNFSRLQLVQQNLLRYWAEKP from the coding sequence ATGTACCGAATTCTACAGCTGCTCACGCCCGAAGAAGTCGAGGAATGCCGGAAGATCGCGGCCGCGGCTCCCTTCGTCCACGGCCGAATCACGAACCCGCACAACACGGCCAAGGACAACGAGCAGCTTCATGAGCAGCAGGCATACCAGAAGAGCTCGCAGCTGCTGATGCAGGCGTTCGGCCGAAGCCCGGAATTCGCCGAGTTCGCTTTCCCGACGCTGATCGCCCCGCCGCTCATCACCCGTTACAAGCCGGGGATGAAGTACGGCGCGCACGCCGACGCCGCCTTCATCCAGCTTCCCGGCCAGACGATCCGGAGCGACCTGAGCTGCACGATCTTCCTCAACGAGCCGGAAAGCTACGAAGGCGGCGCACTGCACATCCGCCTCGGCGACGGCGAGATGCGCTTCAAGCTCAAGCCCGGTGAGGCGGTCGTTTATCCCTCCGATACCTTCCACGAGGTCGAGCCGGTGACGAAGGGCGAGCGCCTGGTCGCAATCACCTTCATCCAGAGCCAGGTGCCGGACCCGTTCCGCCGCAACCTGCTGTTCGACCTCAACGAGGTAGCGGCGCTCGAGGGGCTGAAGATGGACCCGCAGAACTTCAGCCGCCTGCAGCTCGTGCAGCAGAACCTGCTCAGGTATTGGGCGGAGAAGCCTTAG
- a CDS encoding DUF2189 domain-containing protein, which yields MAARTIAVSQPAGVSRKIPVRQITSSDLKQSLSDGWRDFMEMRGDIIFLALLYPLIGIVAAIATLGGPLVPLFLPIAAGIGLLGPVVAVGFYEMARRRELGLHSNWPHFLDVRKRPSFDEIASVAGLLLTIFALWLLAAGVLYVALFGWVEPASTGQFLREVFTTERGWALILIGGIVGGVFGVIVLAVSVVSMPMLVDCNTTASSAVRTSIRAARANPGVTLRWGIIVATLLVLGSIPLFIGLAVVLPWLGYSTWHLYTRLLDRSAIPARKRTS from the coding sequence ATGGCAGCGAGGACAATCGCCGTGTCGCAACCCGCAGGCGTTTCGAGGAAAATCCCGGTCCGGCAGATCACTTCGTCCGATCTCAAGCAGTCGCTGTCGGACGGATGGCGCGACTTCATGGAGATGCGCGGCGACATCATTTTCCTCGCCTTGCTTTACCCGCTGATCGGCATCGTCGCGGCTATCGCAACCCTCGGCGGTCCCCTGGTTCCTTTGTTCCTTCCGATCGCAGCCGGCATCGGCCTGCTCGGTCCGGTCGTCGCGGTGGGATTCTACGAAATGGCGCGCCGGCGCGAGCTTGGGCTCCATTCCAACTGGCCCCATTTCCTCGACGTCCGGAAACGCCCCTCGTTCGACGAAATCGCCAGCGTCGCAGGCCTGCTCCTCACGATCTTCGCGCTCTGGCTGCTAGCGGCGGGGGTTCTGTACGTCGCACTGTTCGGCTGGGTCGAACCCGCCTCCACCGGCCAGTTCCTCAGGGAAGTGTTCACCACCGAAAGGGGTTGGGCGTTGATCCTCATCGGTGGAATCGTCGGCGGCGTCTTCGGCGTCATCGTCCTGGCAGTCAGCGTCGTGTCGATGCCGATGCTTGTCGATTGCAACACTACGGCCTCGTCAGCGGTGCGCACCTCGATCCGCGCCGCCCGCGCGAATCCGGGAGTGACGCTTCGCTGGGGGATCATCGTGGCCACGCTGCTCGTTCTGGGCTCGATTCCGCTCTTCATCGGGCTTGCGGTCGTGCTGCCGTGGCTCGGCTATTCCACTTGGCACCTCTACACCCGACTGCTCGATCGAAGCGCGATCCCGGCGCGCAAGCGCACGAGCTAG
- a CDS encoding M28 family peptidase yields the protein MNRRILLFCALLLALLAALAATTLLIQPPEVRTASEQGEFDAVRAKARLAAILGNQRPHPADSFGDDAVRARLIAQIRGLGLNPIVRDQFACNTIYKQRGVSCARVRNVVVALGPPAGKALLLNAHYDSTPVGPGAGDDGVGVATLLEVASILKTERLKRPVIFLFNEGEELGLIGARAFMSDPLSGRVDSLVNLEARGVSGPVTMFETSLPNGPAVRAFAKAVDRPFANSLATDFYRQLPNYTDVNSFSERGWTTLNFAMIGNETRYHSPGDDIAALDLRSVQHMGDQTLAVARQLANVSTASGGSVLFADVAGRQLIVLPDIAGFALLGLLVVGFAVVAFRRGGIWRGLGLFVAAIVVSTALAWAAMFVMGLARPGSFWRAYPIWTHLAVYACGIFAAVAALSLIGRRLTLVQLSSSYWLGFLLLGVAVFFIAPGGVIYFLLPPLASLIGILLRQERIGAIAAALLLWLTLGEVTALLGELMNNGPMFVFAPLAVLIAMPWLIEAKDLIDETGRKPAILASAILMLSGWAAVAAAPAYSADRQQRFVIQHATNMVTGRAYWAISNDAAPLADGYGGIAGWRRDELPYLEGKRWIAPTAGIAGQRAPQVEVLGNVRTGKLRTVTFRLHSNGANSITLIGTKDSQIVSAGTAGFVRPFAPDAKGKYYVNCSGRSCDGATIQFTTRVAQRMGFTLVGTRRGLPAIAKPLVEQRPRFARPQYSADSTLTISRIWL from the coding sequence ATGAACCGGCGGATTTTGCTGTTTTGCGCGCTTCTGCTTGCGCTTCTTGCCGCTCTCGCGGCCACGACGTTGCTGATCCAACCGCCGGAGGTCCGGACGGCTTCTGAGCAAGGCGAGTTCGATGCGGTTCGGGCAAAGGCGCGGCTCGCAGCCATCCTCGGTAACCAGCGGCCCCACCCCGCCGACAGCTTCGGAGACGATGCCGTCCGCGCACGGCTGATCGCACAAATTCGCGGCCTCGGGCTCAACCCCATCGTCCGCGACCAGTTCGCCTGCAACACCATCTACAAGCAGCGCGGAGTGAGCTGCGCTCGGGTGCGCAACGTCGTGGTCGCGCTCGGGCCGCCCGCCGGAAAGGCTTTGCTCCTCAACGCGCACTACGACAGCACGCCGGTCGGCCCCGGGGCGGGCGACGACGGCGTCGGAGTGGCGACGCTCCTGGAAGTCGCATCCATCCTCAAGACCGAGCGGCTGAAGCGGCCCGTCATCTTCCTCTTCAATGAGGGCGAGGAACTCGGCCTCATCGGCGCCCGGGCCTTCATGTCCGATCCACTCAGCGGCCGTGTCGACAGCCTCGTCAACCTTGAAGCGCGCGGGGTCAGCGGGCCGGTGACCATGTTCGAGACAAGCCTTCCAAACGGTCCAGCCGTCCGGGCCTTCGCGAAGGCGGTGGATCGACCGTTCGCCAACTCGCTCGCGACCGATTTCTACCGGCAGCTCCCCAACTACACCGACGTCAACAGCTTCTCCGAGCGCGGCTGGACCACGCTCAACTTCGCGATGATCGGGAATGAGACGCGCTACCACAGCCCCGGCGACGACATTGCCGCGCTCGACCTGAGAAGCGTGCAGCACATGGGCGACCAGACACTCGCGGTAGCCCGTCAGCTCGCCAACGTGAGTACGGCAAGCGGAGGCAGCGTGCTGTTCGCCGACGTCGCAGGGCGGCAGCTGATCGTCCTTCCCGACATCGCCGGTTTCGCGCTTCTCGGACTCCTCGTCGTCGGCTTTGCAGTCGTCGCTTTCCGGCGCGGCGGAATCTGGCGCGGCCTTGGCCTGTTCGTCGCAGCCATCGTCGTATCGACGGCTCTTGCCTGGGCGGCGATGTTCGTCATGGGCCTCGCTCGCCCGGGCAGCTTCTGGCGAGCCTACCCGATCTGGACCCACCTCGCCGTCTACGCGTGCGGGATTTTCGCCGCAGTCGCCGCCCTCTCGCTGATCGGCCGCCGCCTCACCTTAGTGCAACTCAGCTCGAGCTACTGGCTCGGCTTCCTGCTGCTGGGAGTCGCGGTCTTCTTTATCGCGCCCGGCGGAGTCATCTATTTCCTGCTCCCGCCGCTCGCGTCGCTGATCGGCATATTGCTGAGGCAGGAGCGGATCGGAGCGATCGCCGCCGCCCTGCTGCTATGGCTCACGCTGGGCGAAGTCACCGCCCTGCTCGGCGAGCTGATGAACAACGGCCCGATGTTTGTTTTCGCCCCGCTGGCGGTCCTGATCGCCATGCCCTGGTTGATCGAAGCCAAGGATCTGATCGACGAAACCGGGCGCAAGCCGGCGATCCTCGCCTCCGCAATCCTGATGCTCTCCGGCTGGGCCGCGGTCGCCGCCGCACCCGCTTATTCCGCCGACCGGCAGCAGAGGTTCGTCATCCAGCATGCTACCAACATGGTCACCGGCCGGGCTTATTGGGCGATCTCCAACGACGCAGCGCCGCTCGCCGACGGCTATGGCGGAATCGCCGGATGGCGCAGGGATGAGCTTCCCTATCTGGAAGGCAAGCGCTGGATCGCTCCGACAGCCGGGATCGCCGGCCAGCGAGCTCCGCAGGTCGAAGTGCTGGGCAACGTCCGCACCGGAAAGCTTCGAACCGTGACTTTCCGGCTCCATTCGAACGGGGCGAACAGCATCACACTGATCGGAACCAAGGATTCGCAGATCGTGTCCGCCGGCACGGCCGGCTTCGTCAGGCCATTCGCACCGGACGCCAAGGGCAAATATTACGTCAATTGCTCGGGGCGCAGCTGCGACGGCGCGACCATTCAGTTCACCACTCGGGTCGCGCAGCGGATGGGCTTCACGCTCGTCGGCACCCGTCGCGGCTTGCCGGCCATCGCCAAGCCGCTCGTCGAACAGCGCCCGCGCTTCGCCCGCCCGCAATATTCCGCCGACTCGACGCTGACGATTTCTCGAATCTGGCTCTGA
- a CDS encoding aspartate-semialdehyde dehydrogenase, producing MGYRVAVVGATGNVGREILNILAERQFPLDEVAAVASASSTGDVIDFGDSGKELKVRNLEHFDFSGWDMALFAAGSEVSKIYVPKAAQAGCTVIDNSSLYRMDPDVPLIVPEVNAEAISGYTKKNIIANPNCSTAQLVVALKPLHDAAKIKRVVVATYQSVSGAGKRGMDELFEQSRNIFVGDANEADFFTKQIAFNVIPHIDSFLDDGSTKEEWKMVVETKKILGSKIKLTATCVRVPVFVGHSEAVNVEFENELSAEQAQAILREAPGVMLVDKREDGGYVTPVECVGEYATYVSRVRDDPTVEHGLSLWVVSDNLRKGAALNAVQIAELLGRKHLQKAA from the coding sequence ATGGGCTATCGCGTCGCCGTCGTTGGCGCCACCGGCAATGTCGGCCGGGAAATCCTGAACATCCTGGCCGAGCGCCAATTCCCTCTCGACGAAGTCGCCGCGGTGGCCTCGGCAAGCTCGACCGGCGACGTCATCGACTTCGGCGACAGCGGGAAGGAGCTCAAGGTCCGAAACCTCGAGCATTTCGACTTCAGCGGCTGGGACATGGCGCTGTTCGCGGCGGGCTCGGAAGTATCCAAGATCTACGTGCCCAAGGCGGCCCAGGCCGGCTGCACGGTGATCGACAACAGTTCGCTCTACCGGATGGACCCGGACGTTCCGCTGATCGTGCCCGAGGTGAACGCGGAAGCGATTTCGGGCTACACAAAGAAGAATATCATCGCGAACCCCAACTGCTCGACCGCGCAGCTGGTGGTGGCGCTGAAGCCGCTCCACGACGCGGCGAAGATCAAGCGGGTCGTCGTCGCGACCTACCAGTCCGTTTCCGGCGCCGGGAAGCGCGGCATGGACGAGCTATTCGAGCAGTCGCGCAACATCTTTGTCGGCGACGCCAACGAGGCCGACTTCTTCACCAAGCAGATCGCCTTCAACGTCATCCCGCACATCGACAGCTTCCTGGACGACGGATCGACGAAGGAAGAATGGAAGATGGTCGTTGAGACCAAAAAGATCCTGGGGTCCAAGATCAAGCTGACTGCAACCTGCGTCCGTGTGCCTGTCTTCGTCGGCCATTCGGAAGCGGTGAACGTCGAGTTCGAGAACGAGCTTTCGGCAGAGCAGGCGCAGGCGATCCTGCGCGAGGCCCCGGGGGTCATGCTCGTCGATAAGCGCGAGGACGGCGGCTACGTGACGCCCGTCGAATGCGTCGGCGAATATGCGACCTACGTCAGCCGTGTCCGCGACGATCCGACCGTGGAGCACGGCCTGTCATTGTGGGTGGTGAGCGACAACCTGCGCAAAGGCGCGGCGCTGAACGCCGTCCAGATCGCCGAGCTTCTCGGCCGCAAGCATCTGCAGAAGGCGGCCTAA